Proteins from a genomic interval of Gossypium hirsutum isolate 1008001.06 chromosome A09, Gossypium_hirsutum_v2.1, whole genome shotgun sequence:
- the LOC107888745 gene encoding probable transcriptional regulator SLK2, with protein sequence MEPSRGAGGLTQSSASSGIFFQGDGQSQAVVNSRMNSPYENSSDSIPGTGCHNLGPVSRDMNCTVLNSVANSGPSVGASSLVTHANSVLSGGPHLQRSSSFNTDSYMRLPASPMSFSSNNMSGSSVIDGSSGGHQEPSVQHMQQSQQLRGASSATSLPTSQTGQVSLPMGPWVQGSFMQDSCDLSEVRKKPRVDVKQEDFLQQQMLQQLLQRPDSMQLLGRNPRLQDLIQQQRLRQQQQMLQSMPHSQRAHLQQQQIQLRQQFQQQGMQQVAEMKRPFDSGVCARQLMQYLYHQRQRPHDNTIAYWRKFVAEYYSTCAKKRWCLSMYNNVGSHALGVFPQAAMDAWYCDICGSKSGRGFEATFEVLPRLNEKKSSSGVIDELLFLDFPRECRFPSGMMMLEYGKAVQESVYEQLRVVREGQLRIIFTQDLKILSWEFCARIHEELYPRRLVAPQVNRLLQVAQKCHSSISEGGSDSVSQQDLQTNSNMFLMAGRQLVKSLELQSLNDLGFSKRYVRCLQIAEVVISMKDLIDFCREQKVGPIDGLKNYPRHATAAKLQMQKMLEMEQLANVQGLPTKRNILNKLMALHPGINNQTGTNHNIVGREALSSSAQTALALTNYQNLLVRQNSMNSKPSPLHQEASSSFNNSNRSPSSNFQGPAALLPRSMHTLPVSGLSSPHVLAQQPQLQRHTLTANNLIQQNHLLRSQSNQALQHKMVRQLLHEMPNNNTGVQQQSWSGQSENASLGRNGIGLASNTTAAATSNMSGSVARAPPSQSNSYRAASNSDSSPAGGNNVSSQRAPDLPQNLHLQDDIISDISHELTENGFFNCDLNDHTSYGWKA encoded by the exons ATGGAACCTTCTCGGGGGGCTGGAGGGTTAACCCAGTCCTCTGCTAGTTCTggaattttcttccaaggagatGGGCAGTCCCAGGCAGTTGTTAACTCTCGCATGAACTCACCTTATGAGAACTCTTCTGATTCAATTCCTGGAACTGGTTGTCATAATCTCGGTCCAGTTTCCAGGGACATGAATTGTACAGTGCTGAACAGTGTGGCAAACTCAGGACCTAGTGTTGGGGCTAGTTCCTTGGTCACACATGCAAATTCGGTATTGTCAGGAGGTCCCCACTTGCAGAGAAGTTCTAGCTTCAATACAGATTCATATATGCGCTTACCAGCATCGCCCATGTCATTTTCCTCGAACAATATGTCAGGTTCATCAGTCATTGATGGATCATCTGGAGGTCATCAAGAACCAAGTGTCCAACACATGCAGCAGAGTCAGCAACTTCGAGGGGCCTCAAGTGCTACATCTTTGCCCACATCACAAACTGGCCAAGTTTCACTTCCCATGGGTCCATGGGTCCAAGGGTCCTTCATGCAAGACTCTTGTGATCTATCCGAGGTGCGGAAGAAACCTCGAGTAGATGTCAAGCAAGAAGACTTTCTTCAGCAGCAGATGTTGCAACAGCTGCTGCAAAGGCCGGATTCCATGCAGTTGCTAGGTCGAAACCCTCGATTACAAGATTTGATTCAGCAGCAGAGACTTAGGCAACAGCAACAAATGTTGCAGTCAATGCCACATTCGCAGAGAGCCCACTTGCAGCAGCAACAAATTCAATTAAGGCAGCAATTTCAACAACAGGGCATGCAACAAGTAGCTGAAATGAAGCGTCCTTTTGATAGTGGTGTATGTGCTCGCCAGTTAATGCAATACCTATATCACCAACGGCAAAGGCCACAC GACAATACAATTGCATACTGGAGGAAATTTGTGGCAGAGTATTATTCTACCTGTGCGAAGAAAAGATGGTGTTTATCAATGTATAATAATGTTGGCAGTCATGCACTTGGTGTTTTCCCTCAAGCAGCTATG GATGCCTGGTATTGTGACATTTGTGGGTCTAAGTCTGGAAGGGGATTTG AGGCAACTTTTGAAGTACTACCAAGacttaatgaaaaaaaatctagCAGTGGAGTAATTGATGAGCTTCTGTTTTTGGATTTTCCACGCGAGTGTAGATTTCCTTCTGGGATGATGATGTTGGAATATGGAAAAGCAGTTCAGGAGAGTGTATATGAGCAGCTTCGTGTTGTGCGTGAGGGTCAGCTTCGCATCATATTTACTCAGGACTTAAAG ATATTGTCTTGGGAGTTTTGTGCACGTATACATGAAGAACTTTATCCTCGTCGTTTAGTTGCACCTCAG GTAAACCGGTTACTTCAGGTGGCACAAAAATGTCATAGCTCAATTTCTGAAGGCGGGTCTGACAGCGTTTCTCAGCAAGATTTGCAAACAAACAGCAACAT GTTCCTGATGGCTGGACGGCAGCTTGTCAAGAGTTTGGAGTTACAATCACTGAATGATTTGGGTTTCTCAAAAAGATATGTGAGATGTTTGCAG ATTGCTGAGGTTGTGATCAGCATGAAAGATCTGATAGATTTTTGTCGAGAACAAAAGGTTGGGCCTATTG ATGGCTTGAAAAACTATCCTCGACATGCCACTGCAGCCAAGCTCCAAATGCAAAAAATGCTGGAAATGGAGCAACTAGCCAACGTTCAGGGTCTGCCAACAAAGAGGAATATACTCAATAAGCTGATGGCATTGCATCCTGGAATAAACAATCAAACAGGCACCAACCATAACATAGTTGGTCGGGAAGCTTTAAGCAGTTCAGCACAAACTGCTTTGGCACTTACTAACTACCAGAATCTGCTTGTTAGGCAGAATTCGATGAATTCAAAGCCTAGCCCACTTCATCAGGAAGCCTCGTCTTCCTTCAATAATTCTAACCGAAGTCCATCCTCAAATTTCCAAGGTCCTGCTGCATTGTTACCAAGATCCATGCATACCCTGCCTGTTAGTGGCTTATCAAGTCCGCATGTACTAGCTCAGCAGCCTCAACTGCAGAGGCATACATTAACAGCCAATAACTTAATTCAACAGAACCATCTGCTACGCTCTCAGAGTAATCAGGCTTTACAACATAAAATGGTACGACAGCTGCTCCATGAGATGCCAAATAATAATACGGGAGTTCAGCAGCAGTCCTGGAGTGGGCAGAGTGAGAATGCGAGCTTGGGTAGAAATGGAATAGGCTTAGCAAGCAACACCACTGCTGCAGCTACCTCTAATATGTCAGGAAGTGTTGCAAGGGCTCCACCAAGTCAAAGCAACAGTTACCGAGCCGCTTCAAACAGTGACTCTTCCCCAGCTGGTGgcaacaatgtatcttcccagaGAGCACCTGATTTGCCTCAGAATCTTCATTTGCAAGATGATATTATTTCGGATATATCTCACGAGTTAACGGAAAATGGGTTTTTTAACTGTGACTTAAATGATCATACGAGTTATGGGTGGAAGGCATGA